The Budorcas taxicolor isolate Tak-1 chromosome 2, Takin1.1, whole genome shotgun sequence genome window below encodes:
- the LOC128060667 gene encoding LOW QUALITY PROTEIN: 60S ribosomal protein L5-like (The sequence of the model RefSeq protein was modified relative to this genomic sequence to represent the inferred CDS: inserted 1 base in 1 codon), whose amino-acid sequence MVGIVQVVKNKVTRDTKRYFKRCKVKFRRQQEGKTDNYAQKRLVIQDKNKYNTPKYRMIVHVTNRDIICQISYACIEGDMIVSAAYAHELPKHGVKVGLTNLAAAYCTSLLLACRLINRFGMDKIYERQVKVTGDKYNVEGIDGQPGAFTCYLDAGLARTTTRNTVFEALKGAVNGGLSIPHGXKRFPGYDSESKDFSAEVHRKHIMGQNVVDYMHYLIEEDEDAYKKQFSQYITNITPNMTEEMYKKAHAVTRENSVYEKKPKKEVKKKRQSRPEMSLAQKKDQVAQKQAGFLRAWEWAAGS is encoded by the exons ATGGTAGGGATTGTTCAAGTTGTCAAGAACAAGGTTACAAGGGATACAAAGAGATACTTCAAGAGATGCAAAGTGAAATTCAGAAGACAGCAAGAGGGCAAAACTGACAACTATGCTCAGAAACGATTGGTAATCCAAGATAAAAATAAGTACAACACGCCTAAATACAGAATGATCGTTCATGTAACGAACAGAGATATTATTTGTCAGATTTCTTATGCCTGTATAGAAGGAGATATGATAGTTAGTGCAGCTTATGCTCATGAACTCCCAAAACATGGTGTGAAGGTTGGGCTGACAAATCTTGCTGCAGCATATTGTACTAGCCTGCTGCTGGCCTGCAGGCTTATTAATAGGTTTGGTATGGACAAAATTTATGAACGCCAAGTCAAGGTGACTGGAGATAAATACAATGTGGAAGGCATTGATGGTCAACCTGGTGCCTTCACTTGTTACCTAGATGCAGGACTTGCCAGAACTACTACCAGGAATACAGTTTTTGAGGCCCTAAAGGGAGCTGTCAATGGAGGCTTGTCTATCCCTCACG ACAAACGGTTCCCTGGTTATGACTCAGAAAGCAAAGACTTCAGTGCTGAGGTACACCGAAAGCACATCATGGGGCAGAATGTTGTAGATTACATGCATTACCTAATTGAAGAAGATGAAGATGCTTACAAGAAACAATTTTCTCAGTACATAACAAACATAACTCCAAACATGACGGAGGAGATGTATAAGAAAGCTCATGCTGTAACACGAGAAAATTCAGTGTATGAGAAGAAGCCTaagaaagaagttaaaaagaaGAGGCAGAGCCGTCCCGAAATGTCACTTGCCCAGAAGAAAGATCAGGTAGCTCAGAAGCAAGCAGGCTTCCTTAGAGCTTGGGAATGGGCTGCCGGGAGTTAA